One region of Pan paniscus chromosome 5, NHGRI_mPanPan1-v2.0_pri, whole genome shotgun sequence genomic DNA includes:
- the ELOVL5 gene encoding very long chain fatty acid elongase 5 isoform X1 — protein MDLSAWVLPPCGRGALSEGARFLWSRRNPGFQMEHFDASLSTYFKALLGPRDTRVKGWFLLDNYIPTFICSVIYLLIVWLGPKYMRNKQPFSCRGILVVYNLGLTLLSLYMFCELVTGVWEGKYNFFCQGTRTAGESDMKIIRVLWWYYFSKLIEFMDTFFFILRKNNHQITVLHVYHHASMLNIWWFVMNWVPCGHSYFGATLNSFIHVLMYSYYGLSSVPSMRPYLWWKKYITQGQLLQFVLTIIQTSCGVIWPCTFPLGWLYFQIGYMISLIALFTNFYIQTYNKKGASRRKDHLKDHQNGSMAAVNGHTNSFSPLENNVKPRKLRKD, from the exons gttTTCAAATGGAACATTTTGATGCATCACTTAGTACCTATTTCAAGGCATTGCTAGGCCCCCGAG atacTAGAGTAAAAGGATGGTTTCTTCTGGACAATTATATACCCACATTTATCTGCTCTGTCATATATTTACTAATTGTATGGCTGGGACCAAAATACATGAGGAATAAACAGCCATTCTCTTGCCGGGGGATTTTAGTGGTGTATAACCTTGGACTCACACTGCTGTCTCTGTATATGTTCTGTGAG ttaGTAACAGGAGTATGGGAAGGCAAATACAACTTCTTCTGTCAGGGCACACGCACCGCAGGAGAATCAGATATGAAG ATTATCCGTGTCCTCTGGTGGTACTACTTCTCCAAACTCATAGAATTTATGGACACTTTCTTCTTCATCCTGCGCAAGAACAACCACCAGATCACGGTCCTGCACGTCTACCACCATGCCTCGATGCTGAACATCTGGTGGTTTGTGATGAACTGGGTCCCCTGCGGCCACT CTTATTTTGGTGCCACACTTAATAGCTTCATCCACGTCCTCATGTACTCTTACTATGGTTTGTCGTCGGTCCCTTCCATGCGTCCATACCTCTGGTGGAAGAAGTACATCACTCAGGGGCAGCTG CTTCAGTTTGTGCTGACAATCATCCAGACCAGCTGCGGGGTCATCTGGCCGTGCACATTCCCTCTTGGTTGGTTGTATTTCCAGATTGGATACATGATTTCCCTGATTGCTCTCTTCACAAACTTCTACATTCAG ACCTACAACAAGAAAGGGGCCTCCCGAAGGAAAGACCACCTGAAAGACCACCAGAATGGGTCCATGGCTGCTGTGAATGGACACACCAACAGCTTTTCACCCCTGGAAAACAATGTGAAGCCAAGGAAGCTACGGAAGGATTGA
- the ELOVL5 gene encoding very long chain fatty acid elongase 5 isoform X2 translates to MEHFDASLSTYFKALLGPRDTRVKGWFLLDNYIPTFICSVIYLLIVWLGPKYMRNKQPFSCRGILVVYNLGLTLLSLYMFCELVTGVWEGKYNFFCQGTRTAGESDMKIIRVLWWYYFSKLIEFMDTFFFILRKNNHQITVLHVYHHASMLNIWWFVMNWVPCGHSYFGATLNSFIHVLMYSYYGLSSVPSMRPYLWWKKYITQGQLLQFVLTIIQTSCGVIWPCTFPLGWLYFQIGYMISLIALFTNFYIQTYNKKGASRRKDHLKDHQNGSMAAVNGHTNSFSPLENNVKPRKLRKD, encoded by the exons ATGGAACATTTTGATGCATCACTTAGTACCTATTTCAAGGCATTGCTAGGCCCCCGAG atacTAGAGTAAAAGGATGGTTTCTTCTGGACAATTATATACCCACATTTATCTGCTCTGTCATATATTTACTAATTGTATGGCTGGGACCAAAATACATGAGGAATAAACAGCCATTCTCTTGCCGGGGGATTTTAGTGGTGTATAACCTTGGACTCACACTGCTGTCTCTGTATATGTTCTGTGAG ttaGTAACAGGAGTATGGGAAGGCAAATACAACTTCTTCTGTCAGGGCACACGCACCGCAGGAGAATCAGATATGAAG ATTATCCGTGTCCTCTGGTGGTACTACTTCTCCAAACTCATAGAATTTATGGACACTTTCTTCTTCATCCTGCGCAAGAACAACCACCAGATCACGGTCCTGCACGTCTACCACCATGCCTCGATGCTGAACATCTGGTGGTTTGTGATGAACTGGGTCCCCTGCGGCCACT CTTATTTTGGTGCCACACTTAATAGCTTCATCCACGTCCTCATGTACTCTTACTATGGTTTGTCGTCGGTCCCTTCCATGCGTCCATACCTCTGGTGGAAGAAGTACATCACTCAGGGGCAGCTG CTTCAGTTTGTGCTGACAATCATCCAGACCAGCTGCGGGGTCATCTGGCCGTGCACATTCCCTCTTGGTTGGTTGTATTTCCAGATTGGATACATGATTTCCCTGATTGCTCTCTTCACAAACTTCTACATTCAG ACCTACAACAAGAAAGGGGCCTCCCGAAGGAAAGACCACCTGAAAGACCACCAGAATGGGTCCATGGCTGCTGTGAATGGACACACCAACAGCTTTTCACCCCTGGAAAACAATGTGAAGCCAAGGAAGCTACGGAAGGATTGA